In the Desulfosporosinus acidiphilus SJ4 genome, ACTGGTGAATCACTATCATTCACTGGTTAGTAGAAACCAACCAGGATCGGCTCCACCCTTATCTTAAAAATTGATGCGGAAAATTAATAGATTTTCGTTTAAGGGATAATTCGCTTTACTCGACCCACTATTCCACACTCAAGGCGAACTTTTATTCCATGAGGATGAGTAGGCGAATTAGTTAGAATGTCTTTTACAATACCTTCAGTTAATTTTTCCGTCCTTTGATCCTGTTTTTGAACTATTAAAAGGTGTGTACCTCGTTTGATATTTACGCGATTATTTCCTTCCATTACTATGACCACCTATAAATCCTTAATGTATTAACCTCTATCCCCACACTCAAATCTTCCATGCAACGCGCTCTCTCAGCCTCGGCCTGATCTCGCTGATTTCACTCCCGCATCCCTCCAGCTTTCCGGTTCGGTGGGGGGAGTCGCCCTTTTAATCCGATACTGATCGGCGAGGAAGCAGAAAGCTTAGAAGAGTCGTACACACCTCGTATAGACACCCAATGGTTAAAAATTCTGATCCGAAGGGAATAATTGAAACAGCGGCATTCGTCGGACTGAATATTGCATCTGCAGTTAAATAAATAATTTGAATGAAATAGCCACACCTTGACTATTCAAGGCATGGATTGTTTTGACAATTAATAGCTGATCAGAGCCGCCATTAAAACCCCAGTAGCCAAACTTAAACAAAACGAAAAGATCCCGACGCCCACATTCCCATTCGGTATTTCTTTCCGAATCGTAATCCCCGGAGTCAAAAGTTCAAATAGATAATAAATTCCAACGAGAAAAACGATCCCAGTTAAAGCCCAAACCACCAAATCCCACAAGCTAACTGCATGATAGATCGCTGAAGCAAGCAAAAACGAAATACCGAGTATCTTACCCCCTAAATCGAAAGCGACAGCTTTAGCAGCTGCTACCTTTAACGGATTCTCCAAATCATCACCATCAAACATGATTTTAAATTCCTGATAAGGTGTAGTTAAAGTGAATAAAAAGATAGCAAAAGCCATCAATGGTAAAGTGACTCCCAAGTACCTAAGGAAATTGATTAATAACATACAATAGCCCCTCTCTCCCACTCCTTATTTCTTATATCCCGACGGCAAAAAGCACGATAGATTTCCTGTGATTCGCTCCCCGATTCTTGCACTGATCGCTGAGGCCTTTCCTCCGACGAGAAAAGATCCCCAGAGTAATCGTCCCTTATAAGGGCCGGTCACTGTCATGCTTTCCACTTCCTCCAGCTCCACGAATTTCTGATAGATCATCGGTTGCTCCCAATACATTTCATCCCTGTCTTTCTCTAGTACGCTACCATCCGCTTGAAAAATACTGACAGCTCCTCCTTCTCTCCCATAAATAGGTTTTGCCACAAAGGGTTCTTTCCCTAAAAAAGGATTTTCCAGATAAGTCGGGAGCATATAGCGCTCAATAATTTCATGCTCAACCTCAGTATAGAACCTTTTTGCCTCATGCAAACCCCATATTAAAGCCTGCATTGCCTTAGTCTGGGCAATGAACGCTGCCGGGGGATTGATAATCGCCAATCTTCCTCGGGCGATTAGATCAAGAACATGGGCTCCTGTGGGATATCCATCCTCATCCTTCTCCTCAGCCAATTTTTCCAGTGCATGAAGCCGGTACCAAACATCAATTTTCTGATACTCTCCTTCGATAAACGCACAGAGTTCATCCTCAATCACTCTGAGATTTTCCAGTGGGACAAATCGACCAGGCAGGTCCGACCTTTTCAATAAGTACTCCACTGTTCCCTTATCCTCTTCATGCCAATCCAAGGCGCTAAAAACGATATTTTCTATCGGGTAGCCTAACCCCTGATAGCATTCGACAATCCCCTGAAAGGCATCTGTGAGGTCCTGCTCCATCCCTAAATTGGGGTTGCCTGCACCAAAAAACTCACACGCTTTACCATTTGTATAAAATGCTTCGACCACACTTGTGGGGGTATCTGCATTAAATTCCAGCATTTTAATCCCCTGTGCGGTATGCGCAAAATCAAAGCGACCGATCGTCGTCGGAATTTCTGGCAAGATCGGGAGCCGAATCGCCTGAAACGTTTCCGTGGGGAGTCCCAACATTTCAAGCAAACTTTCTGGACTTTGCTGAACCATCACTACAGTTTTTGCATAGATCTTCCCGAGTCCATCCGTTGCCATAGCAATTTCCTGACGAAACTCCTCGTTAATATAGTGGATTCCAGCTAAGCCATATTCATTTCCATCGATCCAGTCCCAGGAGAAAACCTCGCGAATGGACCCGTAAAACTTTTCACGAACCTCTGGGTATTGACACCTCTTCACGGTTTAACTTTCCCCTTTCAATCTTAAACCCAATTTAATTTGACACCTAGCTGGCACTGGCACCGCTGCTGCTTCCAATCCCACCATGACTACCACTCGAAATCCCGCTCTTAAAACTAGAAGAAGAGGAACTGGAACTTGTCGAACCCGATTTCCCCCATGGTGATATACCGGCAATTCCTGCACCTTGCGATTGTGTGCTTGAAGAACTTTCTGATGAGCCGAACGCAGGGGCCTTCACGTTCCCGGACGTTCCTGAGGATACTCCCGAATTTACTCCTGAGAAATACCCAGAAGATCGTCCGCTAAAATACCCAAAGGGACCGAATGGACCAAACGGTCCAAAGAACCCTGAGAAAAGCCCTCCATGGGAGTCGTTCTCAACAATAACCGTCCCTCCTCCATTTGTTGCACCACCGATAATACCCTGCTGTTCTTGTTGGTCCTCAGATATTTCCTTTATTCCATAGCCCACAATACCAACTACGAGAGCCGTTGATAAGAAAATCCCGACCATGCGTTGTGTCCTGGTCACCTTATCCCTTCTTTCTAGGTACAATGCTAACTCTTAATGTAAACATTTGAGTTTAACCCTTATACTTTAAGCCTTAACAGGAGTTGACTTCTTTAAATATAGGCTGAAGACTTGCCGATCCTCATCGATTTCAAAGGAAGTCTTTTCCCATTCACTCCCTTGAAAGTTTATATATTGGCTAACCGCATACATGAGTAAATCCTGCATATTCCCAAGTTCCAGAGTCTTAAGAAGGGGGTAATGCTCTGCCTCCTCCAGGAACTCCCGAAACTCCAACAAAATATATCCCATCCCCGAAATTTGTCCTGGGCTAAAGGAATTCGGTTTTTCCTCCACCTTTTTCACATAAATCACTTGCAAATATTCTTCTTTAGCAGATGAAGTGAGCTCATAGACTGTAAATTCCTTTACGAAGTAATCACATAAACAGCGCGCAATTACCTCTTCTTTCGGTATGCTTTCATACCCAAAAAGTGCTGGAAAACCCATTTCTTCATCCAGCAATCGGTACTCTAACTGAGCCATTCCTCATTCTCCTTCTACTTCCTTTTTTGTATTACTCTTTTATTTCCTATTCGCTTAAAAAATGGAATAATCCTGCTACAGAAAACCTAATTGTCTAAGCCATCCGAAGTGGGAGGCCGCCTCTTCAGATGAAATGCTGACAACTGGCAAGGTCTGCTGGCGATCGATTACGCCCGAATGTCGCGGAACGGCACGCCCGCATCGGCTACTCCATAAGCAAAATCAAAAAATGTCTCAGTGGCATTTGGGCTTGCCTGAAGCCCTTACCTGTTAACGAAGTGTAGGTAAGGGTGGTTCACCTTTCTCAACTAATGTTTTGTATTTACTTTCATTTCTCTTCCAATCAAACACACCTATCCCTAACCCCCACAAAAAAAGAAAAGCTACGCCAAATGGTGAGTTGGCAAGAAATCTATGGACATCTCCATGACCAAGTGTTGTTCCGATTATTCCGCCACATAGCCCTCCAACCGGAATAACAACGCTATGTAGAACTATATGTTTCAATGGCCCTTTCGTACGTTTTCTTTCCCACTTACGAATGAATTTCGCTGGTTCCATCAAAAATAACCTCCAATGAGCTGACGATCATTAAATCTTCTCCTACTTCCACACATGTGGTAAAGATAGTCTTAAAACGGGAAAATTAAATAACTTCTTAACTGCAGGTTAGGCCCCATTTTTGCCGAAATATTATTCATTTATTTTATTCGTCTAAAATAGCAACGGCTCTTATCCATCCACCACTTGCATTCTTGATTTTTATCGGGAAACAACAAAAGGTAAAACCAAATGAAGGTAATTTTTCTAGATTGGTGAGTTTTTCAATATGGCAATACCCACATTCAATCCCTGCAAAATGACCTTCCCAAATAATTGATGGATCTTTACTTTGCACAAAATCTTTTGCAATCAAAGGCAATGGACGATCCCAACTCCATGCATCCGTTCCAACAACCCGAACACCTTTTTCACATAACCACAGTGTCGCTTCTTTACCCATTCCGCACCCTTTAATTAAATATTCCGGTTTGCCCCAAAATTTATCTGCTCCAGTGTTTACAAGAACAATGTCGCCTGCTTTTAACTTATATCCAATATTTTTAAAGGCATCTTCCAAATCTTCAACTGTAACAAGATACCCATCGGGAAATTTGGTTAAATCCAGTTTGACACCATTACCCATACACCATTCAAGAGGAATTTCATCAATGGTTAATGCTCTTTGACCGTTACTCATTGTTGGATGATAATGCCAAGGTGCATCAATATGTGTTCCTGTATGCGATGATAGAGTCAATTGTTCAATAGCCCAGCCTTTTCCATCAGGTAAATCATTTGCTGTATCAATACCGGGAAAGAATGCGGCCATTTGTTGCGCACCTATATCATGGTTCATATATTGGATATTTGGTATCATTTCCTTCGGATCTGACGGTATATTATTTTCAATAGAAATGCTTAAATCAATAAACTTTCTCATTAGGCATCCTCCTGTAAAATTCATTATTAAAGACCAATGACTATTTGTCGTTATGTCCTCATTAATAAAAAAGTATTGGCAGGTGATGGTCATGAAACTATTACCAATTGTCCTAATTCCACAATTATCCTAAATTACCTGCAATAAGAACACAAAAAGAGCGTCCAAAAACGCTCACTTTGGCTATTAACTGGAGTTTTTAGCAATAATATAGCTGTTTTAACAGGAAAAAAACGATTTTTTACAGAGAACATCGCACACTATGGCTGCATCAACGAGCGCCGAATTATTTGGCGAAGAAATTTGTGACACCCCCTGCGGCACGGCTCCTTTCCAATCGGGACCGCAGATGAGGTAGGTTCCGGCCTCGGTTCCTGTGGTACGTTTACCGACGTAGGAAAAGGTAGTATTTTTCGACGAATCGGTGAACTGCACACTGTAATATCGGCCGGACATGTCCGGCACATGCAAGATTTGCGGTCCTTTACTGAGGTCTAACCAGCGGATCGTGATAATCGTGTCACGGTTCACGCCAGTAGTCGTTAAGTATGAGCCTGATGAATGAAGAGGGTTTACCTCCTGATTGCTTTACCGTTTTCTTCTATCTTACATCTTTCACTAAAGTAACAATTCCTTCTTTCTCGCCAAGACATTTAACCAGTAACTTAAATGAATCAATTTTATCAAATTGCGATACTTCAAACACCATAGAAACTAAAGACTTATTGTCCTCTGTACGCTCAACGCTCATTGCCCCAGAGTTTTGATAGGTTTTGCCACTTGAATCAATAAACTGTGTTTTAATTGTTTCGATAGTAATGGGGTCAACTGAATTGACCAGAAACTTGATTGCGAAACCCGTCGGCAGCATTTGGGGGATACTCGCATCAAGTGAACTCAGTAAAACATTGTATTCCAATACCCCATTGTTTAAATTAGAGATATCCGTATTCTCTTCATATCCGCCTATAGACTGATTAACATACCCCTCTCCGGAAATTACAGTCCCCTTACCATCTGTGATTAACAAATCCAAATGTATATTGGACGTTTTCTTAATTGCTTTGACATCTCTAAACTTAACCTTGATGGAAAGAGCCAGCCTTGACTTATCCACAGTAACCTTAGTTATTTTCGTCCCTATGCCATTACATTGATTAATTAAAATCCTCATAAGCCAGGTGTGGAAAACACTGGGATTTTTTAGCGACTGTAGGTTCTTAAACGCCGAAAGGATAGATTCCTGAATGGCATCTCCAATGTCTTCTTCGGACGATAATCTTGTCCTGGCGACTTTATACATTACCGGAAGGTATAAAGTTATGGCTTGGACGAAGGCCTCTTTGTCCCCTTTCTGAGCCTTCTTAATTTGATATTCCACCTAAACCTTTCTTTCCATAATTGTTCTGCATTTTTTCTTCTCTACATATTAGACTAAAAAACGCTTGAAATGGTTGCATTGGATTAACGTAGTTATGTTGGCTATACGACTAATTCATAGAGTTTTAAACCAAAAAACGTTCTCCTTCCACCGTCAATGTAGAATGAGAACGCTTCTTTTTTATTGTTTCACCTTCCCTGCCAACTTGGTATGATTAATTGCAGAATCCTTAATCAGTTCATGTCATCCCGAAGTGCGTCAATAATATTTTCTTTTTTTATCTTGCTAATGGCATACAGCATGGTAATAAACACCACAAAGAGCACACTGAACACGCTGATTCCGATACTGCCCCACGGAAACACAAAATTTATATTGTCTGCTCCGCCGGCGACCATCCCTTTGTAAATCAGCCAGGAGAAGATGATTGCCAGGGGAAGCCCGACAAGCAGAGCCCTCTCGCCATAAAAGGCGCATTCAAAGCACATCATTTTATTGAAATCGCGGTCGGACATCCCCACAGAGCGGAGCATAGCAAGCTCCCGCCGGCGCAGCTTGATATTTGTGGAAATCGTGTTGAACACATTGGCAGCCGCAATCAGCGAAATCATAATGATAAACGTATAAGCGAACACGTTGGCAATGAATATCATATTGCGGTTCTGATCAAATATTTCAGACGAATTCAAAAGGAGATACGAGGCTGTAATTCCTTCGCCCTGAATCATCATTTTCATTTCAGCCACAGACTGGGATGGATTCATTGACCGAAAGGTCATGCCCTTAACCCTGATATTCGACGCAGTCTCGGAGTGAACAAGCTTCTCCTTGAGCGAGTAGGGAGCCATCCCCATAATAGTATAAGGGCTCAGCATGGACATTCCTGTTACCGCTGGTGTATCAGGCGGCACGGTATTGACAATCGTAATGCTTACGTTTTGTCCATGTTCCGTTTTCGGCTCGCTATTTATTTTGGGAGCGATGGTAAAATACAGGGAAGAATTCTTGAATATATCCTTGATCTGGCCAACCTTCTCCTCCCAGTTGCTGTGGCCTTGCACTTTGGCGACAGCAATCAGTTTCGCGTTTTGCCCGGTATATTCCTTCTCGGACAAACCCAAGCCTTTGATAATTTTCAGATAGGTTCTGTCATCAAGAAACTGGATTTGCATTGGCAGATTGACCGTTTCGTTCGACGAATGTACTCCCGCGGATTCCCAGTAAGCGTCTGAAAGATCACTTGCTTTGGCAGAGCAGGAATACTTCATAACAACTTGATAGGAGCTGTCGGTAATACCGGCGGCAGTTTTCAGTTTGTCGTAAAGCTGCAGCATTTTGCTGTCGTTCATATCCTGTGTGCCAAAACTGATGTCGTAGTTGCTAACCGCTTTTGCCTGCTCCGATGCCTGTTTCAAATACGTTACAAAAGCGCTGGCCGATACAAACAACACAATGCTTAAAACAAGTGACAGCACAATGCTGCGATAACGTCCCTTGTTTCTCTTGGAGTTTTTCAGCGCAAGCGTACCTTCCAGGCCGAAGATGTGCTGTGCCGGTTTTGAGGTTTTGATTGCTTTAGCTTCCACTTTCACCTCATTCGTCTGGCGAATACACTCCATCACAGGCATATTGGCAGCCTTGCGAGCCGGAATATAGGCCGAAATCAGAATCGTAACCATGCTGACCGCCGCTGCGCCGATAATCGCGGGGGCGGATACCGTCAATGTTAAAGGGACGTTACTGTAGAGAACGTTTCCAAAATTCTTGGCGACAAGGTCAAGCACAAGCCCCATGCTGCCTATTCCGACAATAACACCAATCGGTATGCCGACCGCACCGATACAAAGCCCCTCAAACAGCACACAATGGCGCAGTTGCTTCGCGGTGGCTCCCACCGACGAGAGAATCCCGAACTGATATGTGCGCTCGTTCAAGGAGATGTTGAAGGAATTGTAAATTAAAAAAATCGAACCAATCATGATGATGAAGACTACAATGCTCCCGCTGGAGTACAGAAGATCGTTAAACACCTTATCGCCCGGATCGTCCGAAAGACCCATGAAACGCAGCAAATCATTATTCAAGATGTAAGCATGGCTTCCGGCTGTTTTTTGTGCATAAGCATGAACGTCACGCGGGTTTTTCAGCGTGACAAACAAGCTGAGATCGTCCGCTGTGCCTGGGGCATCTGCGGTTGTGATTAAGGTGTATCCCGGCGCGGAATTTTCCTCAAAGTGGGGCGTTTGACAGATGCCGACCACCGTGTAGGTTCTCTCGTCCTGCGGCACAAGAGTTTCACTCTCGGCGGTGTACGGATCACTCTGGCCGAGCTTCTCGTTTCCGTTCATGCGGTTCCCGACATCAAGGGTAAGCATGTCGCCCACCTTGAACTGAACGCCGCCTTTTGTCATGACACTCCCCGAAACAAGAATCTCCCCGCCGTTTTTCGGCAGCCTTCCGGAAACCAGCTCGATGGGCAGGGCGGCAAAGGCTTTCTTGCTGAATCCGGCGATAAGAAGATACGGTTTTTTGGGGTTCTTCCCGCCTTCAAGTTTTGCGTAGCCGATATTTTCAAATGTTGCGGTATTTGAAACATTGTTGTTACTTGCCTGTTTGGCTACGAAAGAAGAATTCACATCCTCAAATTCTACGTCCCAACCGCCGTATTTCTGGGCCGCGCCGTTCGCCATATAGTTTAGCAGGGAAACGCCAAAGGAAGCCACTGCCGTAATCAGGGCGGCAGACAGAACAACGCCGATAATCGTTACAAATGTGCGCGTGCGGCTCTTTTTGAGGCCTTGCAGTGCTACTTTGTTGAAAATGTTCATGAGCGAGCCGCCTGCCTCTCGTCCCGCACCACTTTACCATCCGAGATTCCGATGATACGGTCTGCCTGCAAAGCGATGTTTTCATCGTGCGTGACGATGATCAGGGTCTGATGGTACTTTGTATGGCTTTCTTTAAGCAGATGGATGATCTCATGACTGTTGCGGCTGTCCAAACTGCCGGTGGGTTCGTCGGCAAGCATCACAGCTGGGGCATTCATCAATGCGCGGCCGATGGCCACGCGCTGCTGCTGACCGCCGGAAAGCTGGTTCGGCAAATGTGTTCTCCGCTCATGCAGGCCAAGCAACTCCAACAGGTCATTCAACCTCTCCTCGTTGACCTTCCGACTGTCCATCAGAATCGGCAGGGTGATGTTTTCCACCACATTCAGTGTAGGAATGAGATTGTGAAACTGATAAATAAGTCCGACCTGCCGTCTACGGAAAATGGCAAGCTTTTCGTTGCTTTGGGCATAGACATCCTGCCCCTCAAGATACACCTTCCCCCCCGTTGGCTTATCCACACCAGCGATAGCGTGCAGTAGAGTGGATTTGCCGGAACCTGAGGAACCGATGATTGCGGTAAACTCTCCCCTTTCGATGGCAAGCGAAACATGGTCAAGCGCGGTGACTTGGCTTTCGCCCTTACCGTAGACCTTGTATAAATCTTCAATTTTTAAAAACTCCATTATGTGAGCCTCCTTCGTCACGGTTTACCCATATAATAAAGCTTTCAACTTACATCTCTGTGACTTTCAGGTGAGAGATTCGTCACTTTGGGAAACGAATGGCAAATATCGCGCCGCCCTGCGAGTGATTTTTAGCGGTAATCATCCCGCCCTGCCTCGTTATAATCATCTTGCAGAGAGCCAATCCGATCCCGTACCCCGTCGCACCAGCGTTTTTCCCACGATAGAACCTGTCAAACAGGCAGGGCAGATCTTCTTTTTCAAAGCCTGCGCCGCTGTCATGGATGGCAATCTCGGTAAACAGCGGGTTGTCTGTGCAGGCAATCACAATCTTCCCGTTATCGCCTGCGCTTTCCATGCAATTTTTGAGGATATTTTGAATGGCTTCGGAAAGCCAACCAGAATCGCCCTGAAGGATTATCCCTTTCGGCACGTCTATTTGCAAAGCAATATTGTGCAGCTCAAGTGGGATCAAAAACGGGTGAATCGCGGCGCTTATCAAAGTGTTCACATCGATCTCCTCACCTTTGAAAACCACAATGCCCGCATCTAGGCGGGATAATTTCAACAGGGAAGTAAGCAGCCAATCCATCTGTTCGAACAATTCCTTAGTTTCCCGTATCAATGCTTTCCGTTCATTTTTGTCAGGGTCATTCTCTAATAATGATAGAATAAGGTTTACGGATGTGAGCGGGGTGCGGAGTTGGTGAGCTATGTCGGCCAGAGAATCGGCAAGATGTTCTTTTTCTTTTTTCAGCGCGTCGTTTTGCTCCCGAATACGCAGCATCATCTTTGTAATCTCGTTTTGCAGAATAGAAAGTTCGCCCTCATCCGATTCACTAATATACAGATGATCAACATTATGAAGCACAAGATTGATTTGATCTGAAATCTGCGCAATGCTTTTATATCGGGCTTTGGTAAATGCAAAAAGCGCTGTTCCAAAAGCGGCGGCAGAAGCAATGGCAAGCATTCCAGCAGCTTTATTGATTGTAAATCCCAGCGTTACAGCGGCGGCGGCGATTAAGGAGAACAAAATGGCGAACTGCCGAAACTCTTTATTCCGAAGCATACCCGTCCCCTAATCTATATCCTGTCCCACGAACGGTCA is a window encoding:
- a CDS encoding YwbE family protein, encoding MEGNNRVNIKRGTHLLIVQKQDQRTEKLTEGIVKDILTNSPTHPHGIKVRLECGIVGRVKRIIP
- a CDS encoding DUF350 domain-containing protein, with amino-acid sequence MLLINFLRYLGVTLPLMAFAIFLFTLTTPYQEFKIMFDGDDLENPLKVAAAKAVAFDLGGKILGISFLLASAIYHAVSLWDLVVWALTGIVFLVGIYYLFELLTPGITIRKEIPNGNVGVGIFSFCLSLATGVLMAALISY
- a CDS encoding glutathionylspermidine synthase family protein, producing MKRCQYPEVREKFYGSIREVFSWDWIDGNEYGLAGIHYINEEFRQEIAMATDGLGKIYAKTVVMVQQSPESLLEMLGLPTETFQAIRLPILPEIPTTIGRFDFAHTAQGIKMLEFNADTPTSVVEAFYTNGKACEFFGAGNPNLGMEQDLTDAFQGIVECYQGLGYPIENIVFSALDWHEEDKGTVEYLLKRSDLPGRFVPLENLRVIEDELCAFIEGEYQKIDVWYRLHALEKLAEEKDEDGYPTGAHVLDLIARGRLAIINPPAAFIAQTKAMQALIWGLHEAKRFYTEVEHEIIERYMLPTYLENPFLGKEPFVAKPIYGREGGAVSIFQADGSVLEKDRDEMYWEQPMIYQKFVELEEVESMTVTGPYKGRLLWGSFLVGGKASAISARIGERITGNLSCFLPSGYKK
- a CDS encoding cyclase family protein; its protein translation is MRKFIDLSISIENNIPSDPKEMIPNIQYMNHDIGAQQMAAFFPGIDTANDLPDGKGWAIEQLTLSSHTGTHIDAPWHYHPTMSNGQRALTIDEIPLEWCMGNGVKLDLTKFPDGYLVTVEDLEDAFKNIGYKLKAGDIVLVNTGADKFWGKPEYLIKGCGMGKEATLWLCEKGVRVVGTDAWSWDRPLPLIAKDFVQSKDPSIIWEGHFAGIECGYCHIEKLTNLEKLPSFGFTFCCFPIKIKNASGGWIRAVAILDE
- a CDS encoding DUF1254 domain-containing protein, with protein sequence MNRDTIITIRWLDLSKGPQILHVPDMSGRYYSVQFTDSSKNTTFSYVGKRTTGTEAGTYLICGPDWKGAVPQGVSQISSPNNSALVDAAIVCDVLCKKSFFSC
- a CDS encoding RNA polymerase sigma factor, which gives rise to MEYQIKKAQKGDKEAFVQAITLYLPVMYKVARTRLSSEEDIGDAIQESILSAFKNLQSLKNPSVFHTWLMRILINQCNGIGTKITKVTVDKSRLALSIKVKFRDVKAIKKTSNIHLDLLITDGKGTVISGEGYVNQSIGGYEENTDISNLNNGVLEYNVLLSSLDASIPQMLPTGFAIKFLVNSVDPITIETIKTQFIDSSGKTYQNSGAMSVERTEDNKSLVSMVFEVSQFDKIDSFKLLVKCLGEKEGIVTLVKDVR
- a CDS encoding ABC transporter permease — its product is MNIFNKVALQGLKKSRTRTFVTIIGVVLSAALITAVASFGVSLLNYMANGAAQKYGGWDVEFEDVNSSFVAKQASNNNVSNTATFENIGYAKLEGGKNPKKPYLLIAGFSKKAFAALPIELVSGRLPKNGGEILVSGSVMTKGGVQFKVGDMLTLDVGNRMNGNEKLGQSDPYTAESETLVPQDERTYTVVGICQTPHFEENSAPGYTLITTADAPGTADDLSLFVTLKNPRDVHAYAQKTAGSHAYILNNDLLRFMGLSDDPGDKVFNDLLYSSGSIVVFIIMIGSIFLIYNSFNISLNERTYQFGILSSVGATAKQLRHCVLFEGLCIGAVGIPIGVIVGIGSMGLVLDLVAKNFGNVLYSNVPLTLTVSAPAIIGAAAVSMVTILISAYIPARKAANMPVMECIRQTNEVKVEAKAIKTSKPAQHIFGLEGTLALKNSKRNKGRYRSIVLSLVLSIVLFVSASAFVTYLKQASEQAKAVSNYDISFGTQDMNDSKMLQLYDKLKTAAGITDSSYQVVMKYSCSAKASDLSDAYWESAGVHSSNETVNLPMQIQFLDDRTYLKIIKGLGLSEKEYTGQNAKLIAVAKVQGHSNWEEKVGQIKDIFKNSSLYFTIAPKINSEPKTEHGQNVSITIVNTVPPDTPAVTGMSMLSPYTIMGMAPYSLKEKLVHSETASNIRVKGMTFRSMNPSQSVAEMKMMIQGEGITASYLLLNSSEIFDQNRNMIFIANVFAYTFIIMISLIAAANVFNTISTNIKLRRRELAMLRSVGMSDRDFNKMMCFECAFYGERALLVGLPLAIIFSWLIYKGMVAGGADNINFVFPWGSIGISVFSVLFVVFITMLYAISKIKKENIIDALRDDMN
- a CDS encoding ABC transporter ATP-binding protein; the protein is MEFLKIEDLYKVYGKGESQVTALDHVSLAIERGEFTAIIGSSGSGKSTLLHAIAGVDKPTGGKVYLEGQDVYAQSNEKLAIFRRRQVGLIYQFHNLIPTLNVVENITLPILMDSRKVNEERLNDLLELLGLHERRTHLPNQLSGGQQQRVAIGRALMNAPAVMLADEPTGSLDSRNSHEIIHLLKESHTKYHQTLIIVTHDENIALQADRIIGISDGKVVRDERQAARS
- a CDS encoding sensor histidine kinase; the encoded protein is MLRNKEFRQFAILFSLIAAAAVTLGFTINKAAGMLAIASAAAFGTALFAFTKARYKSIAQISDQINLVLHNVDHLYISESDEGELSILQNEITKMMLRIREQNDALKKEKEHLADSLADIAHQLRTPLTSVNLILSLLENDPDKNERKALIRETKELFEQMDWLLTSLLKLSRLDAGIVVFKGEEIDVNTLISAAIHPFLIPLELHNIALQIDVPKGIILQGDSGWLSEAIQNILKNCMESAGDNGKIVIACTDNPLFTEIAIHDSGAGFEKEDLPCLFDRFYRGKNAGATGYGIGLALCKMIITRQGGMITAKNHSQGGAIFAIRFPK